A window of the Halobacterium hubeiense genome harbors these coding sequences:
- a CDS encoding TrkA C-terminal domain-containing protein has protein sequence MPVSPTELAQGGGVILAAGLAVGVLAVAFRWYFRQELPFGVAMLVDVSVVAFYLNTRVALGQAIAGEMDVLSLEAVVFNLAVFGAAVLVAPAARRAGDRAGVQILAATGVRELEGEVGRLVKAVGRVVAVELPEDIADIEGYDPVGDDVKAELAGKTLIFPRRLTVEELRERVVTRLKDDYDVGYVDVELADDGTATYLALGSRTAGIGPTLPPGTAAVAVRADPPNAAGPGDLVQVWRPRTDEQPAERVATAEIRATHEDTVTLSLDEYDARNLAGGDYRLLTLPYEPGADRQFASLLRAADETMVVVTVAAGSALDGTAVETVEGTVVAVRGDAGVDAIPSASRVLAAGDTLYVVARPDVARRVDAAAAVAEESDDESPSQ, from the coding sequence ATGCCGGTGTCGCCGACCGAACTGGCGCAGGGCGGCGGCGTCATCCTCGCGGCGGGGCTGGCGGTCGGCGTCCTCGCGGTGGCGTTCCGGTGGTACTTCCGGCAGGAGCTCCCGTTCGGCGTGGCGATGCTCGTGGACGTCTCCGTGGTCGCGTTCTACCTCAACACACGGGTCGCGCTCGGGCAGGCCATCGCGGGCGAGATGGACGTGCTGTCGCTGGAAGCGGTCGTGTTCAACCTCGCCGTGTTCGGCGCGGCGGTGCTGGTCGCGCCCGCCGCGCGCCGCGCCGGCGACCGCGCCGGCGTCCAGATTCTGGCCGCGACCGGGGTCCGCGAACTCGAAGGCGAGGTCGGCCGGCTCGTCAAGGCCGTCGGCCGCGTGGTCGCGGTCGAACTCCCCGAGGACATCGCCGACATCGAGGGCTACGACCCGGTCGGCGACGACGTCAAAGCGGAGCTGGCCGGGAAGACACTCATCTTCCCGCGCCGGCTCACCGTCGAGGAGCTCCGCGAGCGCGTCGTCACCCGCCTCAAGGACGACTACGACGTCGGCTACGTGGACGTCGAACTCGCCGACGACGGCACGGCGACCTACCTCGCGCTCGGCAGCCGCACTGCCGGCATCGGGCCGACGCTCCCGCCCGGAACCGCGGCCGTCGCGGTGCGCGCGGACCCGCCGAACGCCGCCGGTCCCGGCGACCTCGTGCAGGTGTGGCGGCCGCGCACCGACGAGCAGCCGGCCGAGCGCGTCGCCACCGCCGAGATTCGCGCGACCCACGAGGACACCGTGACGCTGTCGCTGGACGAGTACGACGCTCGCAATCTCGCGGGCGGCGACTACCGGCTGCTCACGCTGCCGTACGAGCCGGGCGCGGACCGCCAGTTCGCGTCCCTGCTGCGGGCCGCCGACGAGACGATGGTCGTCGTCACGGTCGCCGCGGGGAGCGCGCTCGACGGCACGGCCGTCGAGACCGTCGAGGGCACCGTCGTCGCGGTCCGCGGCGACGCGGGCGTGGACGCCATCCCGAGCGCGTCCCGGGTGCTGGCCGCCGGCGACACGCTCTACGTGGTCGCGCGGCCGGACGTCGCGCGTCGCGTGGACGCCGCCGCGGCCGTCGCCGAGGAGTCGGACGACGAGTCGCCGAGCCAGTAG
- a CDS encoding potassium channel family protein, with protein MTSAPVQALHGIYLGLLAGVIPALVSFGFGFIFRYVTGLSVPAFGVVVLGVALAGVNGGFLAFADPTITQAANSTTLVVALLVVAMLTFYTHSVGDKMGATLPRRISLKSLRERTLHTDAIELVGGRDEVAVSVVGGVRDLEGYPPLPESLRTSIRDAEWRFPADLPLSELEGRFVDRLRSDFDVEEASVTVDEHGRATVAAAPPAAGVSKRTPVGKRAVSVPALVPTGIARGDEVSVLAGDSRVDGTVVSAKSGGKPAAEPTAPADDDESEDAEPSAKPAPTTTGGEGRVTVAVQRPDAEALLAADRTRIVVRARGTRREYELLGLLRRGGQRVRRLTLRADAPVVDTTLADANLRETYGVTVLAVRHDGSWTVAPSGDVALAAGDELFVAGPRRELDAFEEVAK; from the coding sequence ATGACCTCCGCTCCCGTGCAAGCGCTGCACGGCATCTACCTCGGACTGCTGGCCGGCGTGATTCCCGCGCTGGTGTCGTTCGGGTTCGGGTTCATCTTCCGGTACGTCACCGGTCTCTCCGTGCCCGCGTTCGGTGTCGTCGTGCTGGGCGTCGCGCTCGCCGGCGTCAACGGCGGCTTCCTCGCGTTCGCGGACCCCACCATCACGCAGGCCGCGAACTCCACGACGCTGGTCGTAGCGCTGCTGGTGGTCGCGATGCTGACCTTCTACACGCACTCGGTCGGCGACAAGATGGGCGCGACGCTCCCGCGCCGCATCAGCCTGAAGTCGCTGCGCGAGCGCACGCTCCACACCGACGCCATCGAACTCGTCGGCGGCCGCGACGAGGTCGCGGTGAGCGTCGTCGGCGGCGTCCGCGACCTCGAAGGCTACCCGCCGCTCCCGGAGTCGCTGCGCACGTCGATTCGGGACGCCGAGTGGCGCTTCCCCGCGGACCTCCCGCTCTCGGAGCTGGAGGGGCGGTTCGTCGATCGCCTGCGCTCGGACTTCGACGTCGAGGAGGCGTCCGTCACCGTCGACGAGCACGGCCGCGCGACCGTCGCCGCGGCGCCGCCCGCCGCCGGCGTCTCCAAGCGCACGCCCGTCGGGAAGCGCGCGGTGTCGGTGCCCGCGCTCGTCCCCACGGGCATCGCGCGCGGCGACGAAGTATCGGTGCTAGCGGGCGACTCCCGCGTGGACGGCACCGTCGTCTCCGCGAAGTCCGGCGGGAAGCCCGCGGCGGAACCGACCGCGCCCGCGGACGACGACGAATCCGAGGACGCCGAGCCGTCCGCGAAGCCCGCGCCGACGACGACCGGCGGGGAGGGACGGGTCACCGTCGCCGTCCAGCGCCCGGACGCGGAGGCGCTGCTCGCCGCCGACCGCACGCGCATCGTCGTGCGCGCCCGCGGCACCCGCCGCGAGTACGAACTGCTCGGGCTGTTGCGCCGCGGCGGCCAGCGCGTCCGCCGGCTCACGCTGCGCGCGGACGCGCCCGTCGTGGACACCACGCTCGCGGACGCGAACCTCCGGGAGACGTACGGTGTCACCGTGCTGGCGGTCCGCCACGACGGCTCGTGGACGGTCGCCCCGAGCGGCGACGTGGCGCTGGCGGCCGGTGACGAGCTGTTCGTCGCCGGTCCGCGCCGCGAACTCGACGCCTTCGAGGAGGTGGCGAAGTGA
- a CDS encoding potassium channel family protein, producing the protein MRELRGISLDPADLTYRQRLILAYAGGLVSVVLVFTGLYYWGMAALEARPRSPYQAFNTVIEVMTTTGFGADSPWETPWMNLFVAGMQVSGVAVGFVTLRVLVIPLFERTPVNLDDQLTVKDGHVVVAEYRRDSEVLLDELEALDVDYVLVESDREEAVRLSDDGYQAIDGDPEDSEDLQRASIGKADVLITDTDDRTASVVLTALEHNESLRVVSFTASTRRKAALAEVGVDRSVAPHALIGQRLAEKATTPVAVGEGASEEVAVREILVRRDSPLHGVRVRESPLASHPELTLVAGWFDGELRMPPSPDERLTPNTVLVVAGPAAVIDEVAGEIAGVQRSRVREHSRVVVAGLGEGGAAAVEALPDDVSVTTVDESPEANPDVVGDATEPETLEAANVADATALVVTVNDDATALLTVAMARSLSDDVEILVRVTDTEKATAAFRAGADYVLSVQRVSARLVAAEVHGERVMDPVSQIRLVRADASPFAGQTVATASDPQKGWTVVGVVHDGAVSTNQAAAIEAGDEVFVAGSDSAIRGFEQSVD; encoded by the coding sequence ATGCGCGAACTCCGCGGCATCTCGCTGGACCCGGCGGACTTGACGTACCGCCAGCGGCTGATTCTCGCGTACGCCGGCGGCCTCGTCTCGGTCGTGCTCGTGTTCACGGGCCTCTACTACTGGGGGATGGCCGCGCTGGAGGCGCGCCCGCGGTCGCCGTACCAGGCGTTCAACACGGTCATCGAGGTGATGACGACGACCGGGTTCGGCGCGGACTCGCCGTGGGAGACGCCGTGGATGAACCTCTTCGTGGCGGGGATGCAGGTCTCGGGCGTCGCCGTCGGGTTCGTGACGCTGCGCGTGCTCGTCATCCCGCTGTTCGAGCGCACGCCCGTCAACCTCGACGACCAGCTCACGGTCAAGGACGGCCACGTCGTCGTCGCGGAGTACCGCCGCGACAGCGAGGTGCTGCTGGACGAGCTGGAGGCGCTGGACGTCGACTACGTGCTCGTGGAGTCCGACCGCGAGGAGGCCGTGCGGCTCTCCGACGACGGCTACCAGGCTATCGACGGCGACCCGGAGGACAGCGAGGACCTGCAGCGCGCGAGCATCGGGAAGGCGGACGTGCTCATCACGGACACCGACGACCGGACGGCCAGCGTCGTGTTGACCGCGCTGGAGCACAACGAGAGCCTCCGGGTCGTGAGCTTCACGGCCTCGACCCGGCGGAAGGCGGCGCTCGCGGAGGTCGGCGTCGACCGCAGCGTCGCGCCGCACGCGCTCATCGGCCAGCGCCTCGCGGAGAAGGCGACGACGCCGGTCGCGGTCGGCGAGGGCGCGTCCGAGGAAGTCGCCGTCCGGGAGATTCTGGTGCGCCGGGACAGCCCGCTGCACGGCGTCCGCGTCCGCGAGTCGCCGCTCGCCAGCCACCCCGAGCTGACGCTGGTCGCGGGCTGGTTCGACGGCGAACTCCGGATGCCGCCGTCGCCCGACGAACGCCTCACGCCGAACACCGTACTCGTCGTCGCGGGGCCGGCCGCCGTCATCGACGAGGTCGCGGGCGAAATCGCGGGCGTCCAGCGCTCTCGCGTGCGCGAGCACTCCCGGGTCGTCGTCGCCGGACTCGGCGAGGGCGGCGCGGCGGCCGTCGAGGCGCTGCCCGACGACGTGTCGGTGACGACTGTCGACGAGTCCCCGGAGGCGAACCCGGACGTCGTCGGGGACGCGACCGAGCCGGAGACGCTGGAGGCCGCGAACGTCGCGGACGCGACCGCGCTGGTCGTCACGGTGAACGACGACGCGACCGCGCTGTTGACCGTCGCGATGGCGCGCTCGCTGTCCGACGACGTGGAGATTCTGGTCCGCGTGACGGACACAGAGAAGGCGACGGCGGCGTTCCGCGCGGGCGCAGACTACGTGCTCTCCGTCCAGCGCGTGAGCGCGCGCCTCGTCGCCGCGGAAGTCCACGGGGAGCGCGTGATGGACCCGGTGAGCCAAATTCGGCTGGTGCGCGCGGACGCGTCGCCGTTCGCCGGGCAGACGGTCGCGACGGCCAGCGACCCACAGAAGGGCTGGACGGTCGTCGGCGTCGTCCACGACGGCGCGGTGAGCACGAATCAGGCCGCCGCAATCGAGGCCGGCGACGAGGTGTTCGTCGCGGGCAGCGACAGCGCCATCCGCGGATTCGAGCAGTCCGTGGACTGA
- a CDS encoding NAD-binding protein: MDVPGAKRVTGRVAVALTLAVAALSVGVGILGIVDPTANFGPVAQYIPPAISQTAGFTGSLTGFLMVMSAFGLRRGLRVAWYSTLVLLPITAGQGLVQATPYSVPLVVLSVVAFPVLAVARSRFDEPISLSTSQLAAGGALAGVQAYGTIGTWALRGERGFTGVNTMLDAFYYTLVTSSTVGYGDVTPVTQEARLFSLSVLVLGTASFAVALGALLGPALEARFASALGRMTQSDLESLDGHVVVAGYGDLTEPILTELAASGRQFLVVARGGTDTSELRDRDIDVLAGDPTDEKTLDRAGIERARAVVTATNDDGEDALAILTVRETYPDVRVVAAATEQENEPKLRRAGADTVISPAVIGGRLLARSALGDEHAEEEAADLE; this comes from the coding sequence ATGGACGTACCGGGCGCGAAGCGGGTGACCGGCCGGGTTGCCGTCGCGTTGACCCTCGCGGTCGCCGCGCTGTCGGTCGGCGTCGGCATCCTCGGCATCGTGGACCCGACCGCGAACTTCGGGCCGGTGGCGCAGTACATCCCTCCCGCAATCAGTCAGACCGCGGGGTTCACGGGCTCGCTGACCGGGTTCCTGATGGTGATGAGCGCGTTCGGGCTGCGCCGCGGCCTCCGGGTGGCGTGGTACTCGACGCTGGTGTTGCTCCCGATTACCGCCGGCCAGGGGCTCGTGCAGGCGACGCCGTACTCGGTGCCGCTGGTGGTGCTGTCGGTCGTCGCGTTCCCCGTGCTGGCGGTCGCGCGCAGCCGCTTCGACGAGCCGATTTCGCTGTCCACGAGCCAACTGGCGGCGGGCGGCGCGCTCGCCGGCGTGCAGGCGTACGGCACCATCGGCACGTGGGCGCTCCGCGGCGAACGCGGGTTCACGGGCGTGAACACGATGCTGGACGCGTTCTACTACACGCTCGTCACGTCCAGCACCGTCGGCTACGGCGACGTCACCCCGGTCACGCAGGAGGCGCGGCTGTTCTCGCTGTCCGTGCTCGTGCTCGGCACCGCGAGTTTCGCCGTCGCGCTCGGCGCGCTGCTCGGCCCCGCGCTGGAAGCCCGGTTCGCGAGCGCACTCGGACGCATGACACAGAGCGACCTAGAGTCCCTCGACGGCCACGTCGTCGTCGCGGGCTACGGCGACCTGACGGAACCGATTCTGACCGAACTCGCGGCCAGCGGCCGACAGTTCCTCGTGGTGGCGCGCGGCGGCACCGACACGTCGGAGCTCCGCGACCGCGACATCGACGTGCTCGCCGGCGACCCGACCGACGAGAAGACGCTGGACCGCGCCGGCATCGAGCGCGCGCGAGCGGTCGTCACCGCCACGAACGACGACGGCGAGGACGCGCTCGCGATACTCACGGTCCGCGAGACCTACCCGGACGTGCGCGTGGTCGCCGCCGCCACCGAGCAGGAGAACGAGCCGAAGCTCCGCCGCGCGGGCGCGGACACGGTCATCAGTCCCGCGGTCATCGGCGGGCGGCTGCTCGCGCGCTCCGCGCTCGGCGACGAGCACGCCGAGGAAGAGGCCGCCGACCTCGAATAG
- a CDS encoding ubiquitin-like small modifier protein 1 → MEWKLFADLAEVGGDRRITVDESAQTVGDALDALLADRPALRDRVLTDDGDVHEHINVLRNGENVAHDDGLDTELDSGDELALFPPVSGG, encoded by the coding sequence ATGGAGTGGAAGCTGTTCGCGGACCTCGCGGAGGTCGGCGGCGACCGCCGAATCACCGTCGACGAGTCGGCCCAGACGGTCGGCGACGCCCTCGACGCGTTGCTCGCCGACCGCCCCGCCCTCCGGGACCGCGTGCTGACCGACGACGGCGACGTCCACGAGCACATCAACGTCCTGCGAAACGGCGAGAACGTCGCCCACGACGACGGCCTCGACACGGAACTGGACTCGGGCGACGAGCTCGCGCTGTTCCCGCCGGTGAGCGGCGGCTGA
- the gatD gene encoding Glu-tRNA(Gln) amidotransferase subunit GatD: MNTGDRVRVQRDDTTHEGVLLPSAEPDHLVVKLDSGYNVGVERDAADVEVLERDVYDVESDAEEGAASEVEFDDDLPTIALISTGGTIASTVDYRTGAVTAQFDAEDVLRAVPDLAGRANYRGRVVANILSENMEPPIWQELAAAVREEIENGADGVVVMHGTDTMQYSASALSFILDTPVPVVFTGSQRSADRPSSDNVMNAVCSVEAAKADAAEVMVCMHASESDDKCALHRGTRVRKNHTSRRDAFETVGAEPLGYVDYDAASEEADAESRGVEFTKEYAERGATDLDSSPDLDSDVELVKFTPGMDDAFFDLCEGKSGVIIEGTGLGHVHTDFIDRIEELVEDGTTVVMTSQCLDGRVCDRVYDTGRDLLDAGVVEGEDMLPGTAKVKLMWALANTESVAETMRTPLAGEITERSVPWE; encoded by the coding sequence ATGAACACTGGGGACCGCGTGCGCGTCCAGCGCGACGACACGACCCACGAGGGCGTGCTGTTGCCGTCGGCCGAACCCGACCACCTCGTCGTGAAACTCGACTCCGGCTACAACGTCGGCGTCGAGCGCGACGCGGCCGACGTCGAAGTGCTGGAGCGAGACGTCTACGACGTCGAGAGCGACGCCGAGGAGGGCGCCGCCTCCGAGGTCGAGTTCGACGACGACCTGCCCACGATTGCGCTCATCTCCACTGGCGGGACTATCGCCTCCACCGTGGACTACCGGACGGGCGCCGTCACCGCGCAGTTCGACGCCGAGGACGTGCTGCGGGCGGTGCCCGATTTGGCGGGCCGCGCGAACTACCGCGGGCGCGTCGTCGCGAACATCCTCTCGGAGAACATGGAGCCGCCAATCTGGCAGGAGCTCGCGGCGGCCGTCCGCGAGGAAATCGAGAACGGCGCGGACGGCGTGGTCGTGATGCACGGCACGGACACGATGCAGTACTCCGCGAGCGCGCTCTCGTTCATCCTCGACACGCCCGTCCCGGTCGTCTTCACGGGCAGCCAGCGCTCCGCGGACCGCCCCTCCTCGGACAACGTGATGAACGCCGTCTGCTCGGTGGAGGCCGCGAAGGCCGACGCCGCCGAGGTGATGGTCTGCATGCACGCCTCCGAGAGCGACGACAAGTGTGCGCTCCACCGCGGCACGCGCGTCCGCAAGAACCACACGAGCCGCCGCGACGCCTTCGAGACCGTCGGCGCGGAGCCGCTGGGCTACGTCGACTACGACGCGGCCAGCGAGGAGGCCGACGCGGAATCCCGCGGCGTCGAGTTCACGAAGGAGTACGCCGAGCGCGGCGCGACCGACCTCGACAGCAGCCCGGACCTCGACTCGGACGTGGAACTCGTGAAGTTCACGCCCGGGATGGACGACGCATTCTTCGACCTCTGCGAGGGCAAGTCCGGCGTGATTATCGAGGGGACGGGACTCGGCCACGTCCACACGGACTTCATCGACCGCATCGAAGAGCTCGTAGAGGACGGCACGACGGTCGTGATGACCAGCCAGTGTCTGGACGGCCGGGTCTGCGACCGCGTCTACGACACGGGCCGGGACCTCCTCGACGCCGGCGTCGTCGAGGGCGAGGACATGCTCCCCGGCACCGCGAAGGTGAAGCTGATGTGGGCGCTGGCGAACACCGAGAGCGTCGCGGAGACGATGCGGACGCCGCTCGCGGGCGAAATCACCGAGCGCTCCGTCCCGTGGGAATGA
- a CDS encoding GNAT family N-acetyltransferase, which translates to MTSVEIRPAELADYDDVVAFASDTWADRREDGDYIPRIFEDWVESDGPRQRTLVADTGDDIAALAQVVLLSEHEAWAQGMRTNPDYRGQGVGSELVYAGFDWARERGATVARNMVFSWNVMGLGHSRATGFEPATEFRWVHPEPEADAGPDHEVTADPHAAWQFWQDSAARDHLRGLALDTEESWALSELTRERLAAAADRDGLQVVRDDAGTQGFAFRSRTYEREEDGEDQTWAEYGVGAWADQSACASLLDAIAADAAIVGADRTRVLIPETAAAVSDVAVTRTEIGEEPDFVMAADLTADYRA; encoded by the coding sequence ATGACGAGCGTCGAGATTCGGCCCGCGGAGCTGGCCGACTACGACGACGTGGTGGCGTTCGCCAGCGACACGTGGGCCGACCGCCGCGAGGACGGCGACTACATCCCCCGAATCTTCGAGGACTGGGTCGAGAGCGACGGCCCCCGCCAGCGCACGCTCGTCGCCGACACCGGCGACGACATCGCGGCGCTCGCGCAGGTCGTCCTGCTGTCCGAGCACGAGGCGTGGGCGCAGGGGATGCGCACCAACCCCGACTACCGCGGGCAGGGCGTCGGCTCGGAACTCGTCTACGCGGGCTTCGACTGGGCGCGCGAGCGGGGCGCGACCGTCGCGCGCAACATGGTGTTCTCGTGGAACGTGATGGGGCTGGGCCACTCCCGCGCGACCGGCTTCGAGCCCGCGACGGAGTTCCGCTGGGTCCACCCCGAACCCGAGGCCGACGCCGGCCCCGACCACGAGGTGACGGCCGACCCACACGCGGCGTGGCAGTTCTGGCAGGACAGCGCCGCCCGCGACCACCTCCGCGGGCTGGCGCTAGACACCGAGGAGTCGTGGGCGCTCTCGGAGCTCACCCGGGAGCGCCTCGCGGCGGCCGCCGACCGCGACGGCCTCCAGGTCGTGCGGGACGACGCGGGCACGCAGGGGTTCGCGTTCCGCTCGCGCACGTACGAACGCGAGGAAGACGGAGAAGACCAGACGTGGGCGGAGTACGGCGTCGGCGCGTGGGCCGACCAGTCGGCGTGCGCGTCGCTGCTGGACGCGATTGCCGCGGACGCCGCGATCGTCGGCGCGGACCGCACGCGCGTGCTGATTCCCGAGACCGCGGCGGCGGTCAGCGACGTCGCGGTCACGCGCACGGAAATCGGCGAGGAGCCGGACTTCGTGATGGCCGCCGACCTCACCGCCGACTACCGGGCGTAG
- a CDS encoding glycerophosphodiester phosphodiesterase → MFTIAHRGFAGVAPENTAAAVRVAREHADGIEVDVQPAADGTPVVFHDQRLDGEGDSRGVTDAEGFVWDADPETLAAADVFGSGEGVPTLADVVALVPAGVEFHVELKNPGNEDARLGLAGPDAAAWRPFVEAVADALGDCDAPVVLSSFFDGALEAATEVLPDTPRAALCLDTDRGLTRASEFDCRALHAPVDGLTESVVDHAHRDGRTVNAWTVTDWQDAVACADAGVDGVIADYPGVADYAGDPARLA, encoded by the coding sequence ATGTTCACCATCGCCCACCGCGGGTTCGCCGGCGTCGCGCCCGAGAACACCGCGGCGGCGGTCCGCGTCGCCCGCGAGCACGCCGACGGCATCGAGGTGGACGTCCAGCCCGCGGCCGACGGTACGCCGGTCGTGTTCCACGACCAGCGCCTCGACGGCGAGGGGGACTCCCGGGGCGTCACCGACGCCGAGGGGTTCGTCTGGGACGCCGACCCCGAGACGCTCGCGGCCGCGGACGTGTTCGGGAGCGGCGAGGGCGTGCCGACGCTGGCCGACGTCGTCGCCCTCGTGCCGGCGGGCGTGGAGTTCCACGTCGAACTGAAGAACCCCGGCAACGAGGACGCCCGCCTCGGCCTCGCCGGACCAGACGCGGCGGCGTGGCGGCCGTTCGTCGAGGCCGTCGCGGACGCGCTCGGGGACTGCGACGCGCCGGTCGTGCTCTCCTCCTTCTTCGACGGTGCGCTCGAAGCCGCCACCGAAGTCCTGCCGGACACCCCGCGCGCGGCGCTGTGTCTGGACACGGACCGCGGGCTCACGCGCGCCAGCGAGTTCGACTGCCGCGCGCTCCACGCGCCCGTCGACGGCCTCACCGAGTCCGTCGTCGACCACGCGCACCGCGACGGCCGCACTGTCAACGCGTGGACCGTCACGGACTGGCAGGACGCCGTCGCCTGCGCCGACGCCGGCGTGGACGGCGTCATCGCCGACTACCCGGGCGTCGCCGACTACGCGGGCGACCCGGCGCGGCTCGCGTAG
- a CDS encoding universal stress protein, giving the protein MFSELRRRLAAARRRAARVERRELRSFRKWLETTNNLLHASVLLFVPLLVGLVTLLANTVGAVSFLLFPPLASGTYTLFSEPEGRYSDPRTFVGGLTVGALCGWAAVEVAAYAYGVPTASLGVNAGAAALGVFLTGGATWALDLELPTAFSTALLVLITGTAQFAYVAGVALSSSLVAIVFAVWRREVYEERARYLYRTTEADDHVVVPMRGETAEQTAMLGARIAAAHDAGKVVLLDVVDDEEIAAAERECIAGEGENADSTAEERAADAAARELERQAARIETTVGVPCDVAVAVENGNPAGTVLSTAEEANCDLVVTPFECDEDDALTPFLRTLFGSDVDVVALQSTGERTRWKRIMVPVRSASDVAHAMLDYAERLAGGNGSISVCSCIDAERERRRTESMLANLTETVGTRCETRVSRSSIEEFVERNDAHYDLVFLGASTDRSAASKFLSRPTYERVRDLDTDIAIVHTA; this is encoded by the coding sequence ATGTTCTCGGAGTTGCGCCGGCGGCTCGCGGCGGCCCGACGGCGAGCCGCCCGCGTCGAGCGCCGCGAACTCCGGTCGTTCCGGAAGTGGCTGGAGACGACGAACAACCTCCTCCACGCGTCGGTTCTGCTGTTCGTCCCGCTGCTCGTCGGGCTCGTGACCCTGTTGGCGAACACGGTCGGCGCGGTGTCGTTCCTGCTGTTCCCGCCGCTGGCCTCGGGCACGTACACGCTGTTCTCCGAGCCCGAAGGCCGGTACTCTGACCCGCGCACGTTCGTCGGCGGGCTGACCGTCGGCGCGCTCTGCGGCTGGGCGGCCGTCGAGGTCGCCGCCTACGCCTACGGCGTCCCGACGGCGTCTCTGGGGGTGAACGCCGGCGCGGCCGCGCTCGGCGTCTTCCTCACCGGCGGCGCGACGTGGGCGCTGGACCTCGAACTCCCGACCGCGTTCTCGACGGCGCTGCTCGTGCTCATCACGGGCACCGCGCAGTTCGCGTACGTCGCCGGCGTCGCGCTGTCGTCGTCGCTGGTCGCCATCGTGTTCGCGGTGTGGCGCCGCGAGGTCTACGAGGAGCGCGCCCGCTACCTCTACCGCACCACGGAGGCCGACGACCACGTCGTCGTGCCGATGCGCGGGGAGACGGCCGAGCAGACCGCGATGCTGGGCGCGCGCATCGCGGCCGCCCACGACGCCGGGAAGGTCGTCCTGCTGGACGTCGTGGACGACGAGGAAATCGCGGCCGCCGAGCGCGAGTGCATCGCGGGCGAGGGCGAGAACGCCGACTCGACGGCGGAGGAGCGGGCGGCCGACGCGGCCGCGCGCGAACTCGAACGGCAGGCCGCGCGCATCGAGACGACCGTCGGCGTCCCCTGCGACGTGGCCGTCGCCGTCGAGAACGGCAACCCCGCGGGGACGGTGCTCTCGACCGCCGAGGAGGCGAACTGCGACCTCGTCGTGACGCCGTTCGAGTGCGACGAGGACGACGCGCTGACGCCGTTCCTGCGGACGCTGTTCGGCAGCGATGTCGACGTGGTCGCGCTCCAGTCCACGGGCGAGCGCACGCGCTGGAAGCGCATCATGGTCCCCGTGCGCAGCGCCTCCGACGTGGCCCACGCGATGCTGGACTACGCCGAGCGCCTCGCCGGCGGCAACGGCTCCATCAGCGTCTGCTCGTGTATCGACGCCGAGCGCGAGCGCCGCCGCACCGAGTCGATGCTCGCGAACCTCACCGAAACCGTGGGCACGCGCTGCGAGACGCGGGTCTCGCGGTCGTCCATCGAGGAGTTCGTCGAGCGCAACGACGCCCACTACGACCTCGTGTTCCTCGGCGCGAGCACCGACCGCTCGGCCGCCTCGAAGTTCCTCTCGCGGCCGACCTACGAGCGCGTCCGCGACCTCGACACGGACATCGCCATCGTCCATACGGCGTGA
- a CDS encoding nucleoside phosphorylase yields MAKQPHLLVEEGDVHDIALLPGDPGRVDRIADHCDDSEVVAQNREYKVVNATYEGVDLTISSTGIGCPSAAIAVEELSRVGVETFLRVGTIGALQEDIEVGDMIVATGAAKEEGTSKRYESEVYPAVPDYGALTSLVQSAEDNDEEVHVGPIVSDDAFYNEDEDFVEDWNDAGLLAVEMEAATVFSLARRKGLAAGAICTVDGNLVAGTQKGADSDDELPEKAKNNVARAIDISLDAVTRLA; encoded by the coding sequence ATGGCAAAACAGCCCCACTTGCTCGTCGAGGAAGGCGACGTCCACGACATCGCGTTGCTGCCCGGCGACCCGGGCCGCGTGGACCGCATCGCCGACCACTGCGACGACAGCGAGGTCGTCGCGCAGAACCGCGAGTACAAGGTCGTCAACGCCACCTACGAGGGCGTCGACCTCACCATCTCCTCGACCGGCATCGGCTGCCCCTCGGCGGCCATCGCCGTCGAAGAGCTCTCCCGCGTCGGCGTGGAGACGTTCCTCCGCGTCGGCACCATCGGCGCGCTCCAGGAGGACATCGAGGTCGGGGACATGATTGTCGCCACCGGCGCCGCCAAAGAGGAGGGAACGAGCAAGCGCTACGAGTCCGAAGTCTACCCCGCGGTCCCGGACTACGGCGCGCTCACCAGCCTCGTCCAGTCAGCCGAGGACAACGACGAGGAGGTCCACGTCGGCCCCATCGTCAGCGACGACGCGTTCTACAACGAGGACGAGGACTTCGTCGAGGACTGGAACGACGCCGGCCTGCTCGCCGTCGAGATGGAGGCCGCGACCGTGTTCTCGCTGGCGCGCCGCAAGGGCCTCGCCGCGGGCGCCATCTGCACCGTGGACGGCAACCTCGTCGCCGGCACCCAGAAGGGCGCGGACAGCGACGACGAACTCCCCGAGAAGGCGAAGAACAACGTCGCGCGCGCCATCGACATCTCGCTGGACGCCGTGACGCGGCTGGCGTAG